AATATCATACAAATTCAACGTGTCTGATGAGCAATCTTGGGAAATAGTCGGTGCCCTACTAGTAGAAGGAGGTATCGAAGCAGTTCATGATGAAAGAACAGGAGAAATGAAACTATGTGAAACGGGAAAGACATATCAAATTCTCAGTAAAGAAAGCAAAAGAAAAAGGCAAAAATCAAACGGAACTAGAAAAAATAAACCCAAAAAAGCAAAGCCAATACCTTAAATCACACACCAATAATAAAAAAATCATGGGGAAAATTCTTGTCGCATTAGACGGCTCAAAAAACTCCATCAGAGGTTTAGGAAAAGCAATAGAAATAGCAAAAGCAGACAAATCTAAGATAGTAGGAGTGAATGTTGTTGAATTACCATTATCATATTTTATTACAAGACCAAAAATGGAAATAAAAAACAATATGGCAAAAAAAGCCAAAAAAATTATCGAAGATGCAAAGAAAAAATGTAATTCAGCAGGAATTGATTTTGAATCAAAAATAATCCCAGGTGGGGATATAGGATATGACATTGTAAAATATGCAAAAAAGCAAAAAGTCAACACAATAGTAATTGGCGCAAGAGGTCTCAACCCAATAAAGGAAATGTTTTTGGGTAGTGTTTCAAATTATGTTTTACATAAATCAAAAATTCCAGTGTTAATTGTAAAATAGCAAATGTTAACTTCATTGACTTGGAAATAATTTTATGAATACCGCTCCTTATTGGAACAAAAAAATTTGTTCTGACTGTAAAAGAATGAAATGTGAAAAAGGATGTTTATGTGATTGCCATGAATTAAGAGACAGGCCATATTAGAAAGCATTAATTCAGTTTAAATCTAAAATTAATTATGGAAGAAGGTCAAATCCTCGTACCATTATTAGTCATACTTGCAGTAGGAATTTTTGTAGGTAGTAGAATTTGGATTATGTTTAAAAAGTAACAAAACTCTTAATTTCATTTTAAAACAGTACTGAATCATGGCTGAAGATGAAAATCTACCTTCACAGTGCCACCCCATTACCAAGACTAAAAAGAAAAAATTTGAGGTAAAAACAGATGAATGAGTTAACAGAAAAAGAAAAAATAGAAATCAACAGAGTTTTAGATTCAATCAAGGGGAGACTAGATGACAAGCTAATCAAATTAGTAATTGATCTAGTGATGAAAACAAAATGGTCTCAAGAAGTAGAAAAAGTTCTGTACAAAAAAAATATCGAAAGAATTCCAGGAAAACAGGTAGATGCAGTACTTATTGGAAGTCACATAGGTCAAATCTATCAAATATCATTAGATTTTGCCAAG
Above is a window of Nitrosopumilus sp. K4 DNA encoding:
- a CDS encoding universal stress protein, producing MGKILVALDGSKNSIRGLGKAIEIAKADKSKIVGVNVVELPLSYFITRPKMEIKNNMAKKAKKIIEDAKKKCNSAGIDFESKIIPGGDIGYDIVKYAKKQKVNTIVIGARGLNPIKEMFLGSVSNYVLHKSKIPVLIVK